The window CGCTCGATCAGCATGTCCGCGTACCGCTCAGGCGGCAGGACGAGGAAGGGCGATGCAAAGCACGTGCTGAAGATCGGCTCCGGCTCGATCACGCCGCGCTCCGTGCCCGCCACCTTGGCCGTGTAACCCGACAGGAAGTAGTGGCGGATCTGGTCCTCGTCAAGGCGGGCGACCGGCGGCAGCACGCCGTACGCATCCGCCGAGAGGAAGATCACGTTGCTCGGATGCTTCCCGGTCCCGGACAGGACCGCATTCGGGATCAGGTCGACCGGATACGCGGCACGCGTGTTCTCAGTCTTCTCCGCCGAGTCGTAGTCAGGTACGCGCGTGCGGGGGTCGTACACGACGTTCTCGAGGACGGTGCCGAAGCTCTCGGTCGCCGCGTAGATCTCAGGTTCCGACTCCTCGCGGATTCGGATCGTCTTCGCGTAGCAGCCGCCCTCGAAGTTGAACACGCCGGCATCGCTCCAGCCGTGCTCGTCGTCGCCGATGAGCCGGCGCGAAGGGTCGGCGGAAAGGGTCGTCTTGCCGGTGCCGCTCAGCCCGAAGAACAGAGCCACGTCGGAGCCCCCGCTGCCGAGGTTGGCCGAGCAGTGCATCGGCAACACGCCCTGCGCCGGGAGCAGGTAGTTGAGCGCGGTGAAGATCGACTTCTTGATCTCACCCGCGTACTCGGTGCCGCCGATGATCACGATGCGGCGGCCCAGGTCGACGAGGATGAAAGTCTCACTGTGCACGCCGTCAACCTTGGGATCGGCCTTCACCGATGGCGCCGAGATCACCGTGAAATCGGGCTCGAAACCGAGGAGCTCGTCGGCGGTGGGGCGGATGAAGAGGTTGCGGGCGAACAGGCTGTGCCATGCCAGCTCCGTGATCACTCGCACGCGGAGGCGGTGCTGGGAATCGGCGCAGGCGAACACGTCCTGGGTGTAGACCTCATGCGTGTCGCAGAACTCGTCCATGCGCCGCAGCAGGCCGTCGAACTTCGCCGGCGAGATGGGTACGTTGCCGGCATGCCACCAGATGGCGCCCTCGCTGGTGGCTTCTTCGACGAAGAACTTGTCCTTCGGCGAGCGGCCGGTGTGTCTGCCGGTGGCGGCGGTCAGGGCCCCCGTCGAAACGATCGCCGCCTCGCCGCGCCGGATGGCGTGCTCGTAGAGGGCGGCGGGGCTGAGGTTGCGACGTTCGGGCGCAGGCCTGTCCCTGGCGGGCATCGCGACAAGGATAGAGAACCGGCCCGGACGGCTGCCGGGCGCGGCTACGCGATGCGCGAGCGGCGGCTGCTCGCGCGCCGGCGCTGCTTCCCGCTGACGTAGTCGACCAGGATGTACTCCCCCAGGCGGTCGGGCGAGACGAAGAACGCCCGCCCCCTGTTGATCCGGGTCATCTGGTTGATGAACTCGGTCAGATAGGGGCCGCGCTCGAGCATGAAGGTGTTGATGACGATGCGATCGCGCGTGCAGCGCCTCACCTCGCGGAGCGTCTGCTGGATGGTCTTGAAGGTCGGCGGGTAGGCGAAGTAGGCGCGGCCGTTGTCCTCGAGATGGGCCGTGGGCTCGCCGTCGGTGATCATGATGATCTGGCGATTGCCTCGGTGCTTCGCCAGCAGGGAGCGTGCGACCTGGAACCCGTGCTGCATGTTGGTCCCGTAGACGTAGTCGTTGAGCGCCAGCTGCGGCAGCGTCTGCGGCTTCAGCTCGACCGCATAGTTGGAGAAGCCAACCACGTAGAGCGAATCCCTCGGGTACTGGCTGCGTATCAGCGAGTCGAGCGCGATGGCCACCTTCTTGGCGGCGAGGAAACAGCCGCGAAGGAACATCGACCGGCTCATGTCGATCATGAGCACGGTCGAGGCCTGGGTCACGTGCTCGGTGCGGTGAACGATGAAATCCTTGGCCGCCATCCGAACCGGCACCCGCGGGCCTTCACGGACCAGGGAGTTGAAGAGCGTTTCCTTCAAGTCAAGGAGGAAGGGGTCGCCGTACTCGTAGGCCTTGAGCTCATCCGACGCATCGTTGCCGAGTCCACCCCGCCACAGCTGGTGCTGGCCCATGCGAGTCTTCTTGAGCTGGTCGAAGATGTCGCGCAGCGCCGACTGGCCGATGCGCCTCATGCCGCGCGGGGTCAGCTCCATCCGCCGGCCCTTGCGCTCGACGTAGCCCGCCTTTTCGAGCATCTCGGTCAACTTGCGCAGCTGGTCGAGCGCCTGGCGGGCCTCGTGGCCCAGGAGCTCCTGCGCCAGCGAGCGGTCGACGTCGTCCGGCCGGAAGCTTCCGCGCTCGAGCTGTGACTCGAGGCGATCCATCTGCTGGAGGCGCTCCATCAGCCCCATCGCCTCGCCCATGCTCAGCGGGTCCTCGCCGAAGAACGGATACCGCTCGCTGAGCTCAGAGGGCGGCATCATCGCCTGCATGAAACCCGACAGCCTCGCGAGCTCCAGGCGGAGGGAGTCGTCCTGCAGGAGCGCGTCCATCATCTGGCGGAGCTCTTCACGCGCCTCCGGGCTCAGGCTCTGGAGGAGGGAGTGCATCTGCGCCATCTGGCGCTGCAGGTGCTCGAGCAGCTCGTCCAGGCTGTTGATGCCGGGCGGGAACATGTCGCCGAAGCGCTCCATGAAGCGGTTGAAGTCCGGTGTGCGACCCTCCATCCGCTGCTCCAGCATCTTGTTCAGCTCGCGGACCATCTCGCGTACACGGGAAAGGTCCTGACCCCGCATCGACTGAATCGAGCCCTTCAGGCCCTGGAACATCTGATCGACCATCTGCTGCTGCAGCTTCTGCATCAGCTCTTCGAACTTCTGCCGCGCCGCGTCGTCGACGAACTCGTAATCGCGCAGCCCCTTGACGCGACCGCCGAGGTCGTCGGGCAGGCGTTCCAGCTGTTCCTGGCGCTGACGCGCGATTCGCTCCATGAGCTTTTGGGCCTCAGGTGACCGCGACTCGCTCAGTCGGCGCTCGATTCCACCCTTCTCGGTGTCGATGACGTCCTGCACCTGCTCGCGCAGCTGCTCGACCGTCGAGTCCAGGTTGTACCGGCCCAGCTCGCGCTCACGCGCTTCACGCAGCTGCTTGAGGAGCTGCTCCAGCCCAGGCATGTTCGGCGACCCCCAGCGCAACAGGCGCTGGAGCGCGGCGTTCAGATCGCCGTAGTTCATGAGGTCGTCCGAAAGCGCGTCCAGGACATCCCCGGCGTCGAGGTCGTCCAGCTTCTGAGTGCCGTCCCACCGCGAGTAGCGGAACCTCATCCGACCACGCTAGCAGGCCGCCAGCCGGTCGGCGCCTTCTCGCTGCCGCGGGCTCCCGCCTCAGACCGTGTCGCCCGGTTTGATGTCCAGCACCTTGACGCCAGGCCCGACCAGCGCCTGCAGATCGCTCGGGCGGCCCGTCAGCGGCGGGAACGTGCCGAAGTGCATGGGCACGACGGTCTTCACGCCTAGGAGGGAGACCGCCTTGGCGGCCCGTTTCGGCCCCATGGTGTAGAAGTCGCCAATGGGCAGGAAGGCAACGTCGAACTGGTTCAGCTCGGCGATGAGGGCCATGTCCCCGAACACGTCGGTGTCGCCCGCGAAGTAGACGGTGAAGCCGTTCTCGAACTCGATCACGATCCCGCACGCGTGGCCGCCGTAGACCGTCCTGTCGCCGTCGGAGATGCCGCTGGAGTGCTCGGCGTGGACGAGCGTCACCTTGACGCCGTCGACCGCGATCGTGCCGCCCTGGTTCAGGCCGACGATGCTCGACGCCTCGATGCCCTTGGAGCCAAGCCACGATGCGATCTCGAAATTGGTCACGATCGTGGGCTTGGTCGCCCTGGCGATCTCGAGCGCGTCCTGGAGATGGTCGAAATGACCGTGCGTGATGAGCATCAGGTCGCAACGGTCGATCTTCTTTAGGTTCTCCGGAGCCACCGGGTTGTTCATGACCCAGGGGTCGATCAGGATCTCCTTCTGCCTGGCGCTGCGAGCTTTCCAGGTCCCGTGGCCCACCCAGGTAAAGCTGACCTCAGCATCGAGCGCCATGTGTTCCCTCCCGTGATGCGATGAAAAGGCGATTTTCCCACAGCCCCAAAACGAAGACCCCGATGGCGGCCACCGTCCAGAGGTTCGGGAACACGAGCTCGCAGGGCTGGCGGTAGAAACCCAGCAGCAAGACGCCCAGGAGCGCGAGCGTGCCGAACCGGCGCCGCTCGATGCCGCGTACCACCAGCAGCAGGACCAGCGGCAACATCGGCAGCCACTGGTACGGCCAGACCTCGTTGGGGATGAGCGCTCCGAGCGCAAAGCCAAGCGACATCCCGTAGGCCGGATTCCACCCGCTCCGCCACGCTCCCCATGCCGCGCCGGAAGCAAAGAGGACAGCGCTCAGATAGGAGAGGAACAGCGCGACCGCAGGCAGCCGCAGCGGTGAGGTCACCAGCTCGTATCCCGTCCCCCACGGCTGCGCGTACTGCTCGCCCCCGATGGTCCGGGTGAACAGCGTCCGCACCGAGTCGTAAGCGCAGTCGGGGTTGTGCGAAGCCAACGACGACCCCAGCACGTGCTGGTAGTAAAAGGCGGCGCCACCGACACCGAGCGGGATGAAGCTGGCTGTGGTCGCCACCAGCAGCACGGCAGCGAGCACGAGGGCGTATCGCACGCGATGGCTCGGACGCGGCCCGATGACCATCGCCGCCGGGTAGTACTTGAGCGCGGCCGTCAGCCCGCCGACGGCGCCGGCAAGGGCCGGTCGGCGTGACTCGAGCCAGATCGAGGCCATCGCGCCGATCAGCAGCACGCCGCCACGCTGCCCTGCGCTGACGTCCGCGAACAGAGGTGGAAAGTACCCGGCCACGAGCCAGAACATCGGCCGGGCCAGCGGATGTCGGGTCGCGAGCACCCGATACAGGAGCGCGAGCGCGATCAGCAGCGCGGCGGCGTCGATCAACGTCCACGCCTGGACCCCGATACTCTTGGGCAAAAGCGCGACCGGGAGCGCAAGGGCGGCCATGGGCGGCGGGCTCACGAACCCATCGAGCCCACCGGGCGGGGCGATGATGTGCAACCGGGACAGGTAGGCGGCGGCCGCGTCGTACATGTGCCCGGGTTCGGTCAGGTACGCGTGGGCGCCCTCCCACATCGTCTCCGTGTCCGGGCGCCGCGGCGTGAGCACGGTCAGGACCGCCACCCGAAACCAGAACGCGGCCGCAATCGTCCAGTAAAGCGCCGGCCGCGACAGCAGGTCGGCGGCCGCTCGGCGAAATCTGCGGATCAATCCGTGGGCGGGCGGAAGCGGCCGCGCGCGCCGTCGCGCGACAGCCAGCTCGTGTCCTTCAAGAACTCGATGAAGGCCAGCACCGACGCCGGCAGGCGGCGGCGGCGGAGGTGAACGATGTGCCAGTCGCGGCGGATTGGAAAGCCGCTTACGTCCAGCTCGACCAGGCGCCCGCTCGACAGCTCGAGCGCGCATGCGTATCGCGAGATGACGGCGAGTCCCAGGCCTGACTCGACGGCGTGCTTGATGGCGCCGTTGGATCCGAGCTCCATCGCCACCTGCAGCTTGGCTCCCGCCTTGCGCGCCGCCTTCTCCAGCGACCAGCGGCTGCCCGACGCCGGCTCCCGCATGACGAACGGCTGGTCCGCGAGGTCCTTCAGCGTGAGCCCCTGCCGGCCGGCAATCGGGTGGCCGGCGGGCGCGACCACCGCCAGCTCGTCGCTGACGAACGGCAGGATGGCCAGGTCGGCGTCTTTGAGCGCCGGGCCGACGACCGCGAGGTCGAGCTCGCTGCGGAGCACCTGTTCCTGGACGCGCGCGCGCGTGCCGATCTCCAGCGATATGACGATGCCCGGATGGAGCTTCTTGAATGCTCCGAGCGCGGCGGGCAGCAGGTAGATGCCCACGGTCGTGCTGGCGCCGACCCGAAGATGGCCGCGCTTGATCCCCCGCATCTCTTCGAGCGCCAGCGCGGCCTCGTCCAGGACGTCGAGCGTGCGGCGCGTGTAGGTGTAGAGGACGGAACCTGCTTCGGTCAGCCGCACGCGCTTGCCCAGCCGATCCAGCAGCGGTAAGCCAAGCGCCTCCTCCAGCTCCTTGACCTGATACGAGACCGACGGCTGGCTCAGGCGCAGCTCCTGCGCCGCGAGGCTGAAGCTGTTGAGGTCGGCGACCGCTTTGAACGTTCGCAATTGACGCAGCGTCACCGTCCGATCGATGTCGAGCGGAGGGCCGTATTCGGGCACGCGCCTACGATATGCGGTATGGCCGCTCGTAAGCCAAAGTCCCTCACGCCGGTTCGCCGCACGACGCCGTCGCTCGAAGGGGTCGAGGCGCCGGTCCGGTCGCCGACCACCGTCTCCGAGCAGAAGATCAACCAGTACCGCAAGCGCCGCTACCAGGCGCTGCACGCGGAAACGGCGGCTGCCAACAAGCGGCGCGCGAGCGGCAGGGCGACCGCCCGCGAGCGCATCGAGATGCTGCTCGACCGAGGCTCGTTTGTCGAGCTCGACGTTTTCGCGACGCACCGCGCGCACGGATTCGACATGGAAGAGCGGCGGATCCCAGGTGACGGGGTGGTCGCGGGGTTCGGCGAGATCGACCGCCGCCCGGTCGCCATCTACGCGTATGACGCAACCGTGTTCGGCGGTTCGCTGGGCGAGGTCACCGCCGAAAAGATCGTCAAGGTCCAGGAGCTCGCCCTGCGCAATCGCGTCCCGATCATCGGCATCAACGATTCAGGTGGCGCGCGCATCCAGGAAGGCGTCGTGGCGCTCGCGGGCTACGCCGACATCTTCCTGCGCAACGTCCGCTCATCGGGGGTCATCCCGCAGATCAGCGTCATCGCCGGCCCCTGCACCGGGGGAGCCGTCTATTCGCCGGCGATCACCGATTTCATCTTCATCGTCGCCGGCCAGGGGTACATGTTCATCACCGGCCCGGAGGTCATCCGGGTCGTCACCGGCGAAGCCGTGACGTTTGACGAGCTGGGCGGCGGCGACGTCCACAACGCGACCTCAGGCGTCGCACACTTCCTGCCGCGCACCGAGGAGGCATGCGCTGCGGGCGTGCGCAAGCTGCTGTCCTACCTGCCCTCCTCGAACAATGAACGCCCGCCGTTCGTCCCGACCACCGACGACCTCGAGCGCGCGGACCCCGAGCTGCAGACGATCGTCCCGGAGTCCCCCAACAAGCCTTACGACATGCGCGAGGTGGTGTCGCGGACCCTGGACGGCCGCGAGTTCTTCGAGGTGCAGCCGTTCTTCGCGCCCAACATCGTCGTCGGGCTGGGCAGGCTCGGCGGCCACGTCGTCGGCATCGTCGGCAACCAGCCCAAGGTGCTGGCCGGCGCCATCGACATCAACGCCTCGGTCAAGGCGGCGCGGTTCATCCGCTTCTGCGACGCGTATGGCATCCCGATCGTCTCCTTCGTCGACGTGCCCGGCTATCTGCCCGGACGCGACCAGGAGCACGGCGGGATCATCCGCCATGGCGCCAAGCTGCTTTACGCGTACGCGGAGGCGACGGTGCCGAAGCTGACGGTCATCACCCGCAAGGACTACGGCGGGGCGTACTGCGTCATGTCGCCCAAGCAGATGGGGGCAGACCTCAACCTGGCCTGGCCGACGGCCGAGATCGCGGTGATGGGGCCGGAGGCGGCCGTGAACATCATCTACAAGCGCGACCTGGCGGCGGCGGAAGATCCCGCCGCCCGGCGCAAGGAGCTGGTGGCGGAGTACACCGCCCGGTTCGCCAACCCATACGTCGCGGCAGAGCGCGGGTACATCGACGACGTGATCGAGCCGAGCCAGACCCGGCGCGAGCTGGTCCGCGGCCTGCAGCTCTGCCTGCGCAAGACGATCGAACGACCCGCGCGCAAGCACGGCAACATCCCGTTGTGAGGTACGACCCGGCCCGCTGAGCTAGGAAGCGGTGCTCGATGCCGGCGAGCTCGCGGATTTCGCCGAGCGGCGAACGCGTTCGGCCTTGCGGCAGAACTCGTCGACGGTGACGATCAGCTCGGCGTGAGACCACGTCAGCGGCGACACGGAAAGGGGCGCGCCGGTGTTGGGGTCGAGCTGCTCTGACAGCAGGCCGCTGGCGATCTGGTGCGCGACCACCCAGTTGATGATGTCGCGCGCCGGCTTGAGGTCCTGGGCGGTCGTGGCCGTCGCGATGTACCACTGCGCCATCCACAGCGTGCACATGAACCAGGGATTGCCCGGCACCTTCTTGGTGTCAGGTTCGACCCTGAAGTAATAGTCGTCCTTGTAGCGCGCGATCCCGCCGGCGGCCGCCTGGTTGGCCAGCTGGTCGCGAATCGCGATCATCGTGTCCCTGATCCGCGGTTCGTCGGGCGGGAGCATGCCGAATCGCCACAGCCCATGGATCGCGCTGTCGAGGACCATGTCCACGGTCATGGTGCCGTCGTCCTCGACGGCGATGCGGCGCACGAACCGTCCCAGCGCGGAGCTGTACAGGTGCGTGTCCGCCGCCTCGCGCAAGCGGTCCGCGGCGTCCCGATAGCGCGCGAACGCGGCGGTGTCGCCGAAGAGGCCGGCGAAGTTGCGCGCCGCATCGAGACCACCCCAGAGCGCGCCGACCGTGAACGCGTGGACGCCCCAGCGCTCCTCCCACAGGTCCCACGAGGGCATCGGGAGGCCGTTTCTCTCGTCGACGTAGGAGACCATCCAGTCGGCCGCGGGCACGATGAGCGTCGAGTAGAGGTCGACCACGAAGTCAAGGTTCTGGTGAATCCGATAGTGCTGCCACAACGCCCACAGCACCAGCCCCGTCTCGTCTTCCTGAATCGGCAGCGTGCGCATCCCGTGCGCGTCGATCCACGGCAGCCACGAGCTTCCGGGCTGTCCATAGGGCGTGTACTTGTGCAGGAAAAAGCCCTCTTCGACCAGAGCCTGCTGGCAGAACGTGAAGAACTGGCGGGTCACGTCCTCGTGCCCGGCGCGATCGAGCGCGTTGGCGACCAGCGCGCCGTCGCGAGGCCATGCATACGCATACGTGTCGCGGGCGAACTTCGTGATGTCGAAGTCGGTCGCGGCGATGATGGCGCCACGGTTGTCGACGTGCGTGCGTGCGGTCAGGATGCTGCGGCGGTAAAGCTGCGTCACCTCAGGGCCGAGCTCCTCGTCGATATGCCGGTGGTCCTTCTCCGACCACACCCGCCAGTAGGTGATCGTCCGGCCGCGATAGGTGTCCGGCCCGCGGCCGACGATCAGGTCCTGCCCGTAGGTCGTGACCTCGCTGAGCCGCGTCCCCATGCAGACCCAATGCGTCAGGGAGCTCGGTTGGCCGAGGGCGCCGGGGCCGAAGTCAAACCCGACCGTGCAGTCGACGGAGCCCTGCTCGATCGGGTTCTTGCCGAGAATGCCGTCTTCGGCGTCGACCCACGTCCCGGCCAGGCCGTTGCCCTTCTTGCCGTTGGCCCAGGTGCTGATCCCGAAATCCTGGCCGGAGCGGCCGCCGATGAGGAAGTATCGATTGGCCTTGTAGGCGATGATCCCGCGGTGCCGGGGGTCGAAGGCCACGGTGTTGCCGATGTCCGAACCCTCGATGAACCAGTCGTAGTGGAAGAAGGCGCGACCGGTGGTGAATCCTCTGTCGGATGTGACCTCGACGTTGCGGATGAACCAGTTGCGCGCGAGGTCGACGTAGTCCTCGAACCTGACGGTGATGCCCAGGCCGGCGTGCTTGAGGGTGACGTCGCTGACCAGCGAGTCCACGGCATACCCCAGGCGACGATCCCAGCCCGCGTCGTCGAGCCAGGCGAATTTGCCGTCGATGAAGAACCCGGTGCGGCAGTCGTTGCCCATCGTCTGGTTGGCGTCGCCGACCCGCGGGAAATACAGGTCCCGGACCGTGTAGGTGGCATCGAAGCCCACGAGCACGTTGCCATTTCCGATGACCAGGCTTCTAGGCACCTTCTGGAGCCAATCGTAGTCGACGGTGACGGCGGCGGTCTGGATGGCCTGCACCCCTACTGGTGCGTTAACGGGCGGGGTTCCCAGCCCGAGACGGGCTGCCTACAATCGCAGCACACCAATCCAGCAACATCGGAGCATTGCGTCTTGGAAGCGAATCACAACCAGTTCAGCCCGCCAATTCGAATCGTCGCCTCCGGGCGCCGGCGAAGGACGGTCGCGGCCCGCCTCCGTTCAGGCGTCCTCGAGCTGCTGGTCCCCGAATCGATGCCCCGTGCCGAGCGCGAGCGGTGGGGTGAGGAGATGCGGCGGCGTCTGCTGCGGCGCATGGAGCGTTCGCGGCCGACGGATCAACGGCTGGACGAGCGCGCACGCACGCTCAACGACCGCCACTTCGGCGGGCGGCTGCGCTGGACTTCGATCGCCTTCGCCGACATGGCTCACCTGTGGGGAAGCTGCACCTTCACGACGGGGGCGATCCGGATCGCCCGGCGCGCCGCCTCGCTGCCGGGCTGGGTGCTCGATTACCTGCTCGTGCACGAGATGGCCCACCTCGAGCACAGCGACCACGGCCCGGCGTTCCACGAGATGACCAACCGCTACCCGCTCACGGAGCGAGCCCGGGGCTATCTGATGGCCCTGGATCGGGATGGTGGCTCAAGCGACTCACCCTGAGCCTTGCCCCCAGAGGAGGCGGGATGC of the bacterium genome contains:
- a CDS encoding LysR family transcriptional regulator — encoded protein: MQRLVAALAVLVDLLLGDGGRRPDRRLDPFERRRRAANRREGLWLTSGHTAYRRRVPEYGPPLDIDRTVTLRQLRTFKAVADLNSFSLAAQELRLSQPSVSYQVKELEEALGLPLLDRLGKRVRLTEAGSVLYTYTRRTLDVLDEAALALEEMRGIKRGHLRVGASTTVGIYLLPAALGAFKKLHPGIVISLEIGTRARVQEQVLRSELDLAVVGPALKDADLAILPFVSDELAVVAPAGHPIAGRQGLTLKDLADQPFVMREPASGSRWSLEKAARKAGAKLQVAMELGSNGAIKHAVESGLGLAVISRYACALELSSGRLVELDVSGFPIRRDWHIVHLRRRRLPASVLAFIEFLKDTSWLSRDGARGRFRPPTD
- a CDS encoding acyl-CoA carboxylase subunit beta, whose product is MAARKPKSLTPVRRTTPSLEGVEAPVRSPTTVSEQKINQYRKRRYQALHAETAAANKRRASGRATARERIEMLLDRGSFVELDVFATHRAHGFDMEERRIPGDGVVAGFGEIDRRPVAIYAYDATVFGGSLGEVTAEKIVKVQELALRNRVPIIGINDSGGARIQEGVVALAGYADIFLRNVRSSGVIPQISVIAGPCTGGAVYSPAITDFIFIVAGQGYMFITGPEVIRVVTGEAVTFDELGGGDVHNATSGVAHFLPRTEEACAAGVRKLLSYLPSSNNERPPFVPTTDDLERADPELQTIVPESPNKPYDMREVVSRTLDGREFFEVQPFFAPNIVVGLGRLGGHVVGIVGNQPKVLAGAIDINASVKAARFIRFCDAYGIPIVSFVDVPGYLPGRDQEHGGIIRHGAKLLYAYAEATVPKLTVITRKDYGGAYCVMSPKQMGADLNLAWPTAEIAVMGPEAAVNIIYKRDLAAAEDPAARRKELVAEYTARFANPYVAAERGYIDDVIEPSQTRRELVRGLQLCLRKTIERPARKHGNIPL
- the pckA gene encoding phosphoenolpyruvate carboxykinase (ATP), whose translation is MPARDRPAPERRNLSPAALYEHAIRRGEAAIVSTGALTAATGRHTGRSPKDKFFVEEATSEGAIWWHAGNVPISPAKFDGLLRRMDEFCDTHEVYTQDVFACADSQHRLRVRVITELAWHSLFARNLFIRPTADELLGFEPDFTVISAPSVKADPKVDGVHSETFILVDLGRRIVIIGGTEYAGEIKKSIFTALNYLLPAQGVLPMHCSANLGSGGSDVALFFGLSGTGKTTLSADPSRRLIGDDEHGWSDAGVFNFEGGCYAKTIRIREESEPEIYAATESFGTVLENVVYDPRTRVPDYDSAEKTENTRAAYPVDLIPNAVLSGTGKHPSNVIFLSADAYGVLPPVARLDEDQIRHYFLSGYTAKVAGTERGVIEPEPIFSTCFASPFLVLPPERYADMLIERVKRHHAEVWMLNTGWVGGPYGVGQRMSIAHTRAIVRAVVQGKLHGISTHADPVFGLQIPDHVPDVPLGVLDPRGAWPDPADYDRQAVKLREMFEQNIHTIGKSASTAG
- a CDS encoding DUF2029 domain-containing protein, which gives rise to MIRRFRRAAADLLSRPALYWTIAAAFWFRVAVLTVLTPRRPDTETMWEGAHAYLTEPGHMYDAAAAYLSRLHIIAPPGGLDGFVSPPPMAALALPVALLPKSIGVQAWTLIDAAALLIALALLYRVLATRHPLARPMFWLVAGYFPPLFADVSAGQRGGVLLIGAMASIWLESRRPALAGAVGGLTAALKYYPAAMVIGPRPSHRVRYALVLAAVLLVATTASFIPLGVGGAAFYYQHVLGSSLASHNPDCAYDSVRTLFTRTIGGEQYAQPWGTGYELVTSPLRLPAVALFLSYLSAVLFASGAAWGAWRSGWNPAYGMSLGFALGALIPNEVWPYQWLPMLPLVLLLVVRGIERRRFGTLALLGVLLLGFYRQPCELVFPNLWTVAAIGVFVLGLWENRLFIASREGTHGARC
- a CDS encoding M48 family peptidase — protein: MPVVLLRPHPPVGDRPAAIGVRPAADDQVLPVGRDLAEPRPHADPMRQGARLAEGAGAEVKPDRAVDGALLDRVLAENAVFGVDPRPGQAVALLAVGPGADPEILAGAAADEEVSIGLVGDDPAVPGVEGHGVADVRTLDEPVVVEEGATGGESSVGCDLDVADEPVAREVDVVLEPDGDAQAGVLEGDVADQRVHGIPQATIPARVVEPGEFAVDEEPGAAVVAHRLVGVADPREIQVPDRVGGIEAHEHVAISDDQASRHLLEPIVVDGDGGGLDGLHPYWCVNGRGSQPETGCLQSQHTNPATSEHCVLEANHNQFSPPIRIVASGRRRRTVAARLRSGVLELLVPESMPRAERERWGEEMRRRLLRRMERSRPTDQRLDERARTLNDRHFGGRLRWTSIAFADMAHLWGSCTFTTGAIRIARRAASLPGWVLDYLLVHEMAHLEHSDHGPAFHEMTNRYPLTERARGYLMALDRDGGSSDSP
- a CDS encoding glycoside hydrolase family 15 protein, translated to MQAIQTAAVTVDYDWLQKVPRSLVIGNGNVLVGFDATYTVRDLYFPRVGDANQTMGNDCRTGFFIDGKFAWLDDAGWDRRLGYAVDSLVSDVTLKHAGLGITVRFEDYVDLARNWFIRNVEVTSDRGFTTGRAFFHYDWFIEGSDIGNTVAFDPRHRGIIAYKANRYFLIGGRSGQDFGISTWANGKKGNGLAGTWVDAEDGILGKNPIEQGSVDCTVGFDFGPGALGQPSSLTHWVCMGTRLSEVTTYGQDLIVGRGPDTYRGRTITYWRVWSEKDHRHIDEELGPEVTQLYRRSILTARTHVDNRGAIIAATDFDITKFARDTYAYAWPRDGALVANALDRAGHEDVTRQFFTFCQQALVEEGFFLHKYTPYGQPGSSWLPWIDAHGMRTLPIQEDETGLVLWALWQHYRIHQNLDFVVDLYSTLIVPAADWMVSYVDERNGLPMPSWDLWEERWGVHAFTVGALWGGLDAARNFAGLFGDTAAFARYRDAADRLREAADTHLYSSALGRFVRRIAVEDDGTMTVDMVLDSAIHGLWRFGMLPPDEPRIRDTMIAIRDQLANQAAAGGIARYKDDYYFRVEPDTKKVPGNPWFMCTLWMAQWYIATATTAQDLKPARDIINWVVAHQIASGLLSEQLDPNTGAPLSVSPLTWSHAELIVTVDEFCRKAERVRRSAKSASSPASSTAS
- a CDS encoding metal-dependent hydrolase, with protein sequence MALDAEVSFTWVGHGTWKARSARQKEILIDPWVMNNPVAPENLKKIDRCDLMLITHGHFDHLQDALEIARATKPTIVTNFEIASWLGSKGIEASSIVGLNQGGTIAVDGVKVTLVHAEHSSGISDGDRTVYGGHACGIVIEFENGFTVYFAGDTDVFGDMALIAELNQFDVAFLPIGDFYTMGPKRAAKAVSLLGVKTVVPMHFGTFPPLTGRPSDLQALVGPGVKVLDIKPGDTV
- a CDS encoding VWA domain-containing protein, with product MRFRYSRWDGTQKLDDLDAGDVLDALSDDLMNYGDLNAALQRLLRWGSPNMPGLEQLLKQLREARERELGRYNLDSTVEQLREQVQDVIDTEKGGIERRLSESRSPEAQKLMERIARQRQEQLERLPDDLGGRVKGLRDYEFVDDAARQKFEELMQKLQQQMVDQMFQGLKGSIQSMRGQDLSRVREMVRELNKMLEQRMEGRTPDFNRFMERFGDMFPPGINSLDELLEHLQRQMAQMHSLLQSLSPEAREELRQMMDALLQDDSLRLELARLSGFMQAMMPPSELSERYPFFGEDPLSMGEAMGLMERLQQMDRLESQLERGSFRPDDVDRSLAQELLGHEARQALDQLRKLTEMLEKAGYVERKGRRMELTPRGMRRIGQSALRDIFDQLKKTRMGQHQLWRGGLGNDASDELKAYEYGDPFLLDLKETLFNSLVREGPRVPVRMAAKDFIVHRTEHVTQASTVLMIDMSRSMFLRGCFLAAKKVAIALDSLIRSQYPRDSLYVVGFSNYAVELKPQTLPQLALNDYVYGTNMQHGFQVARSLLAKHRGNRQIIMITDGEPTAHLEDNGRAYFAYPPTFKTIQQTLREVRRCTRDRIVINTFMLERGPYLTEFINQMTRINRGRAFFVSPDRLGEYILVDYVSGKQRRRASSRRSRIA